Proteins found in one Corynebacterium freneyi genomic segment:
- the ispG gene encoding flavodoxin-dependent (E)-4-hydroxy-3-methylbut-2-enyl-diphosphate synthase gives MNVSLGIPETPAVLAPRRKTRQLMVGGVGVGSDHPISVQSMTNTKTHDINATLQQIAQLTASGCDIVRVACPKTIDAEALPIIAKKSPIPVIADIHFQPKYIFAAIDAGCAAVRVNPGNIKEFDGRVKEVAKAAGDAGIPIRIGVNAGSLDKRIMEKYGKATPEALVESALWEASLFEEHGFGDIKISVKHNDPVVMVEAYRQLAAQCDYPLHLGVTEAGPAFQGTVKSAVAFGALLAEGIGDTIRVSLSAPPEEEIKVGDQILQSLNLRPRKLDIVSCPSCGRAQVDVYELADRVTAGLEGLEVPLRVAVMGCVVNGPGEARDADLGVASGNGKGQIFVKGEVIKTVPEDQIVETLIEEAMRIAAEMGEDAGTVTGAPEVKITGA, from the coding sequence GTGAACGTCTCGCTCGGAATCCCCGAAACCCCCGCCGTCCTCGCGCCGCGTCGCAAGACCCGCCAGCTGATGGTCGGCGGCGTCGGGGTCGGGTCGGACCACCCGATCTCGGTGCAGTCGATGACCAACACGAAGACGCACGACATCAACGCCACGCTGCAGCAGATCGCGCAACTGACCGCGTCGGGCTGCGACATCGTCCGCGTCGCGTGCCCGAAGACGATCGACGCGGAGGCGCTGCCGATCATCGCGAAGAAGTCGCCGATCCCGGTCATCGCGGACATCCACTTCCAGCCGAAGTACATCTTCGCCGCCATCGACGCGGGATGTGCGGCGGTGCGCGTGAACCCGGGCAACATCAAGGAGTTCGACGGACGCGTCAAGGAGGTCGCCAAGGCCGCCGGTGACGCGGGCATTCCCATCCGCATCGGCGTCAACGCCGGTTCGCTGGACAAGCGGATCATGGAGAAGTACGGCAAGGCCACCCCGGAGGCGCTGGTGGAGTCGGCGCTGTGGGAGGCGAGCCTGTTCGAGGAGCACGGCTTCGGCGACATCAAGATCTCCGTCAAGCACAACGACCCGGTGGTGATGGTGGAGGCCTACCGTCAGCTGGCCGCGCAGTGCGATTACCCGCTGCACCTCGGCGTGACGGAGGCCGGCCCGGCGTTCCAGGGCACCGTGAAGTCCGCCGTGGCGTTCGGAGCGCTGCTGGCGGAGGGCATCGGCGACACCATCCGCGTGTCGCTGTCGGCTCCGCCGGAGGAGGAGATCAAGGTCGGCGACCAGATCCTCCAGTCGCTGAATCTGCGTCCGCGCAAGCTGGACATCGTGTCGTGCCCGTCGTGCGGTCGCGCGCAGGTCGACGTGTACGAGTTGGCCGACAGGGTCACCGCAGGCCTGGAGGGCCTGGAGGTGCCGTTGCGCGTGGCCGTGATGGGCTGCGTAGTCAATGGTCCGGGCGAGGCCCGCGACGCCGACCTGGGCGTGGCGTCGGGCAACGGCAAGGGGCAGATCTTCGTCAAGGGCGAGGTCATCAAGACCGTGCCGGAGGATCAGATCGTGGAGACCCTGATCGAGGAGGCCATGCGCATCGCCGCCGAGATGGGCGAGGATGCGGGCACCGTCACCGGTGCGCCGGAGGTCAAGATCACCGGCGCCTAG
- a CDS encoding esterase/lipase family protein, with protein sequence MSASTASAVPVAATPADTAGEPFPALDWANDPECVPDPAHPEPVLLIHGTWSKAEDMETIGVPLAEQGYCVFSLEYGWHRESLSGIIPGVNGVGDIRDNAAAVDRAIRYVAGETATGRAAGKVDVIGHSQAAALMHVAMSDHGAAEFVDDAIYLAGTHRGTAMSGVDQLNLHSSPEAVAIGDALLGPAAMQQLNGSDFVMHLETLPDTQPGVDYTVMVSSDDTTATTAPDAFLEAGPGATVTNVLIQDVCSDIPSPFSHDDVRDHPIAHGLIIAALEGRPVVCD encoded by the coding sequence ATGAGTGCGAGCACGGCATCTGCTGTGCCCGTTGCCGCGACTCCGGCCGACACCGCGGGGGAACCGTTCCCCGCGCTGGACTGGGCCAACGACCCCGAATGCGTGCCCGACCCGGCGCACCCGGAGCCGGTGCTGCTCATCCACGGCACGTGGAGCAAGGCCGAGGACATGGAGACGATCGGCGTCCCGTTGGCTGAGCAGGGCTACTGCGTGTTCTCGCTCGAGTACGGGTGGCACCGCGAATCGCTGAGCGGAATCATCCCCGGCGTCAACGGCGTCGGCGACATCCGGGACAACGCCGCCGCCGTAGACCGGGCAATTCGCTACGTCGCGGGGGAGACCGCCACCGGCCGGGCCGCCGGGAAAGTCGATGTGATCGGGCATTCGCAGGCCGCCGCGCTCATGCACGTGGCGATGAGCGACCACGGCGCCGCGGAATTCGTCGATGACGCGATCTACCTGGCCGGCACGCACCGCGGCACGGCGATGAGCGGCGTCGACCAGCTGAACCTCCACTCCAGCCCCGAGGCCGTGGCCATCGGCGACGCACTGCTCGGACCGGCGGCGATGCAGCAGCTGAACGGATCCGACTTCGTGATGCATCTGGAGACGCTTCCGGACACGCAGCCCGGCGTCGACTACACCGTGATGGTGTCCAGCGACGACACCACCGCCACCACCGCACCCGACGCGTTCCTGGAGGCGGGCCCCGGCGCGACCGTCACCAACGTGCTGATCCAGGACGTCTGCTCCGACATCCCCTCGCCGTTCAGCCACGACGACGTGCGCGATCATCCCATCGCCCACGGCCTGATCATCGCCGCGCTGGAGGGCCGCCCCGTCGTCTGCGACTAG
- the map gene encoding type I methionyl aminopeptidase — MTDRAPLTMQEPTPSRTVPAHIERPEYAWKDEVAEGVGEPLVQSPEDIEAMREVSRIAANALVEAGKACVPGATTDDVDRVVHEYLMDHDTYPSPLGYRGFTKSCCVSLNEIVCHGIPGPQVIEDGDIVNVDVTGYKNGVHGDTNATFFAGNVSEEHRLLVERTYNATMRGIKAIKPGREINVIGRVIEAYARRFGYNTVRDFTGHGVGTTFHNGLVVLHYDEPSQTTVLEPGMTLTVEPMINLGGLDYEIWDDGWTVQNTDRKWTAQFEHTVLVTDSGVEILTLPDEVVEGQFLTGWKPGA; from the coding sequence ATGACCGATCGCGCACCGTTGACCATGCAGGAGCCCACCCCGTCACGCACCGTGCCCGCCCACATCGAGCGGCCGGAGTACGCGTGGAAGGACGAGGTCGCCGAGGGAGTCGGCGAGCCGCTGGTCCAATCACCGGAGGACATCGAGGCCATGCGGGAGGTGTCCCGCATCGCCGCCAACGCGTTGGTGGAGGCGGGGAAGGCCTGCGTGCCGGGGGCGACGACGGACGACGTCGACCGGGTGGTCCACGAGTACCTGATGGACCACGACACGTACCCGTCGCCGTTGGGCTATCGGGGCTTCACCAAGAGCTGCTGCGTGTCGCTCAACGAGATCGTGTGCCACGGCATTCCGGGCCCGCAGGTCATCGAGGACGGCGACATCGTCAACGTCGACGTGACGGGCTACAAGAATGGCGTGCACGGCGACACCAACGCCACGTTCTTCGCCGGCAACGTGTCCGAGGAGCACCGTCTGCTGGTGGAGCGCACCTACAACGCGACGATGCGCGGCATCAAGGCCATCAAGCCGGGCCGCGAGATCAACGTCATCGGCCGCGTCATCGAGGCGTACGCGCGGCGTTTCGGCTACAACACGGTCCGCGATTTCACCGGCCACGGCGTCGGCACGACGTTCCACAACGGCCTGGTGGTGCTGCATTACGACGAGCCGTCGCAGACCACCGTGCTCGAGCCGGGCATGACGCTGACGGTGGAGCCGATGATCAACCTCGGCGGGTTGGACTACGAGATCTGGGATGACGGTTGGACCGTCCAGAACACCGACCGCAAGTGGACCGCCCAGTTCGAGCACACGGTGCTGGTGACCGATTCGGGCGTGGAGATCCTCACCCTGCCGGACGAGGTCGTCGAGGGGCAGTTCCTCACCGGCTGGAAGCCGGGCGCCTGA
- a CDS encoding penicillin-binding transpeptidase domain-containing protein, producing the protein MSPSSPRRRIAALFTAVAMAATTVACTPRPDTGEDVLEDFFEALSAGDVVGAAELTDHESTARADLDAAWNGLSAESLETEIGDVRGDGGRTTAQVTMNWDLAGDREWSYDTTFHLTRSDSRWAVRWSPSALHPRLGNNQHPELRRVPAPRASVVGSDGAPLLEPGTVHRVVLDRSAVSDVQGAVNRIATVVNNGMPADDEGRRAASVDARAVGKQAVGGEGPYSVVVLPADSPVEMRDELASLPGVTVNDEAAMVRPDPGFAPDLMSRVERIVSDDVTGDDGWSIVAANPDGGVLASLHSVDPEVRPAIRASVSKTVQDAAQRAVDLRPDAEVMLVAVRPSSGEVLAVAQTGKADEKGDLALMGQFPPGSTFKIVTAAAGMDHLDLDPGSTVPCPGTMTLGPRVVTNYNGSGVGDTSLDDAFARSCNTTFADISYRLEPGRLQSEAERFGIGVDYRIAGLDTITGSVSDGTDEAERIDAGYGQGFDLASPFGMAMVSATVAAGRVPTPTLVPQAGTWASTQPEPLNPETVQKLRSVMRSVVTSGTATAIAGRGEVYGKTGEAEVTGGSHAWFTGWRDDIAFATLIVHGGGSEHAVAVTDAFLANLDEQADAAPVD; encoded by the coding sequence ATGAGCCCCAGTTCCCCGCGCCGGCGCATCGCCGCGCTGTTCACGGCCGTCGCGATGGCCGCCACGACGGTGGCGTGCACCCCGCGCCCGGACACCGGGGAAGACGTCCTGGAGGACTTCTTCGAGGCGTTGTCGGCCGGTGACGTCGTCGGTGCCGCGGAGCTGACCGACCACGAGTCGACGGCCCGGGCGGATCTCGACGCGGCGTGGAACGGTCTGTCCGCCGAGTCGCTGGAGACGGAGATCGGGGACGTGCGCGGCGACGGGGGACGAACCACCGCGCAGGTGACCATGAATTGGGATCTGGCGGGCGACCGCGAGTGGTCGTACGACACGACGTTCCACCTGACCCGGTCGGACAGCCGGTGGGCGGTGCGGTGGAGCCCGTCGGCGCTGCATCCGCGGCTGGGCAACAATCAGCATCCGGAGTTGCGGCGCGTCCCGGCGCCGCGGGCGTCGGTGGTCGGCTCCGATGGTGCGCCGCTGCTGGAACCGGGGACGGTGCACCGGGTGGTGCTCGACCGGTCGGCGGTGTCGGACGTGCAGGGGGCGGTCAACCGCATCGCCACGGTCGTCAACAACGGCATGCCCGCCGATGACGAGGGGCGTCGGGCGGCGAGCGTGGACGCCCGCGCCGTGGGCAAGCAGGCCGTCGGGGGAGAAGGGCCGTATTCCGTCGTGGTGCTGCCGGCGGATTCGCCGGTCGAGATGCGCGACGAACTCGCGTCGCTGCCGGGTGTGACGGTCAACGACGAGGCGGCGATGGTGCGGCCGGATCCGGGGTTCGCACCGGATCTGATGAGCCGCGTGGAGCGGATCGTCTCCGACGACGTCACCGGCGACGACGGGTGGAGCATCGTGGCGGCCAACCCGGACGGGGGCGTGCTGGCGTCGCTGCATTCGGTGGATCCGGAGGTGCGTCCGGCCATCCGCGCGTCGGTGAGCAAGACGGTGCAGGACGCCGCGCAGCGGGCGGTGGATCTGCGGCCGGATGCCGAGGTCATGCTCGTGGCGGTGCGTCCGTCGTCGGGCGAGGTGCTGGCCGTGGCGCAGACGGGCAAGGCCGACGAAAAGGGTGACCTGGCGCTGATGGGGCAGTTCCCGCCGGGGTCGACGTTCAAGATCGTCACCGCGGCCGCCGGGATGGACCATCTCGACTTGGACCCGGGGTCGACGGTGCCGTGCCCGGGCACGATGACGTTGGGGCCGCGCGTGGTGACCAACTACAACGGCTCCGGCGTGGGCGACACCTCGCTCGACGACGCCTTCGCGCGGTCGTGCAACACCACCTTCGCCGACATCTCGTACCGCCTGGAGCCCGGTCGGCTGCAGTCGGAGGCCGAGCGCTTCGGCATCGGCGTGGACTACCGCATCGCGGGCCTGGACACGATCACCGGTTCGGTGTCCGACGGCACCGACGAGGCCGAGCGCATCGACGCCGGCTACGGCCAGGGCTTCGACTTGGCCAGCCCCTTCGGCATGGCGATGGTCTCGGCGACGGTGGCGGCGGGCCGCGTGCCCACCCCGACCCTGGTGCCCCAGGCCGGAACATGGGCGTCGACGCAGCCGGAGCCGCTGAACCCGGAGACCGTCCAGAAGCTGCGCAGCGTCATGCGTTCGGTGGTCACGTCGGGCACGGCCACGGCGATCGCCGGTCGCGGCGAGGTGTACGGAAAGACCGGCGAGGCCGAGGTCACGGGCGGTTCGCACGCGTGGTTCACCGGCTGGCGCGATGACATCGCCTTCGCCACGCTCATCGTCCACGGCGGCGGCTCGGAGCATGCGGTGGCGGTGACCGACGCATTCCTGGCCAACCTCGACGAGCAGGCGGACGCCGCGCCCGTCGACTGA
- a CDS encoding cobyric acid synthase, which yields MTGSSPRGTAFLVAGCTSDAGKSVLVAGLCRLLVRRGVSVAPFKAQNMSNNCAVTPDGGEIGRAQALQALACGLEPSVDFNPVLLKPGSDQTSQVVVRGRAEGTVSALTYRERRKALRSVTVDCLADLRARYDVVVCEGAGSPAEVNLRESDIANMGLAEAADLPVLVVGDIDRGGVLAHFVGTHAILGESDRRRITGFVVNKFRGAVELLTPGLDVVTQRTGVPVLGVVPFISGLWIDAEDSLGTVAATSIGPATRPLGEETLTVAAIRLPRVSNATDVEALAAEPGVRVEWTVDPSTVARADLVVLPGTKATVHDLGWLRDRGLDDALIRRAARGAPTLGICGGFQMMCASIVDEVEAGDGAAPVRVDGLGIFDADIGFAEPKVLARHDDGSYEVHNGRVTRSGEEPWPHGEGAVRGAVAGTHRHGLLENDDLRRQYLRSVAEAAGLERFVVAPGTDFRAERLRQLDLIADAIEEHLAGPALAAATGVRELG from the coding sequence ATGACCGGGTCGTCGCCCCGGGGCACCGCGTTTCTCGTCGCCGGCTGCACGTCCGATGCGGGCAAGTCGGTGCTGGTCGCCGGCCTGTGTCGGCTGCTGGTGCGCCGGGGCGTGTCGGTGGCGCCGTTCAAGGCGCAGAACATGTCCAACAACTGCGCGGTGACGCCCGACGGCGGGGAAATCGGCCGCGCCCAGGCGCTGCAGGCGTTGGCGTGCGGTCTGGAACCCAGCGTCGACTTCAACCCCGTGCTGCTCAAACCGGGCTCCGACCAGACGAGCCAGGTCGTGGTGCGCGGCCGGGCGGAGGGCACCGTGTCGGCGCTGACCTACCGGGAGCGTCGCAAAGCACTGCGGTCCGTCACCGTCGACTGCCTGGCCGATCTGCGCGCGCGGTACGACGTCGTGGTGTGCGAGGGAGCGGGATCGCCCGCGGAAGTCAACCTGCGGGAATCGGACATCGCCAACATGGGCTTGGCGGAAGCCGCCGACCTGCCGGTGCTCGTCGTCGGCGACATCGACCGCGGTGGGGTGCTGGCGCATTTCGTGGGCACGCACGCGATCCTCGGGGAGTCCGACCGCCGCCGGATCACGGGCTTCGTGGTGAACAAATTCCGCGGGGCGGTGGAACTGCTCACGCCGGGACTCGACGTCGTCACGCAGCGCACGGGCGTGCCGGTGCTCGGCGTCGTCCCGTTCATTTCCGGCCTGTGGATCGACGCGGAGGATTCGCTGGGCACCGTCGCCGCGACGTCCATCGGACCGGCCACGCGGCCACTGGGGGAAGAGACGCTCACCGTCGCCGCCATCCGACTGCCGCGGGTGTCCAACGCCACCGACGTCGAGGCCCTGGCCGCCGAGCCGGGCGTGCGCGTCGAGTGGACCGTCGACCCGAGCACCGTCGCCCGCGCCGACCTGGTGGTGCTGCCCGGCACGAAGGCCACGGTGCACGACCTCGGCTGGTTGCGGGACCGGGGGCTCGACGACGCCCTGATCCGGCGGGCCGCCCGCGGAGCGCCGACGCTGGGCATCTGCGGGGGATTCCAGATGATGTGCGCGTCCATCGTCGACGAGGTGGAGGCCGGTGACGGGGCCGCCCCGGTGCGCGTCGACGGTCTGGGCATCTTCGACGCCGACATCGGCTTCGCCGAACCGAAGGTCCTCGCCCGCCACGACGACGGCTCCTACGAGGTGCACAACGGCCGCGTGACCAGAAGCGGCGAAGAGCCGTGGCCCCATGGCGAAGGGGCCGTGCGGGGAGCCGTCGCGGGCACCCACCGCCACGGTCTGCTGGAAAACGACGACCTGCGGCGGCAATACCTGCGATCCGTCGCCGAGGCCGCCGGGCTGGAACGGTTCGTCGTCGCCCCCGGCACCGACTTCCGCGCCGAGCGGCTGCGGCAGCTCGACCTCATCGCCGACGCGATCGAGGAACACCTCGCCGGGCCCGCGCTGGCCGCGGCGACAGGCGTGCGGGAACTGGGGTGA
- the mqo gene encoding malate dehydrogenase (quinone) has protein sequence MLTAVSENNLPATVGDEVDVVLIGAGVMSATLGVLLTELEPGWSQLIFERLDQPAEESSSPWNNAGTGHAALCELNYTPESNGVVNVDKALKINEQFQVSRQLWTNLVEDGVITDPSAFINAVDHTTFAQGPEQIAFMRRRFEALDKQPLFHDQELIEDQDRFAEYLPLMAEGRDFSTPVSAIRNPNGTDVNFGALTKQYLAALSDRGTEIRYGHEVKNITREGAKWVVTVKNMHTGDTRTVRANFVFVGAGGNALPLLQKSGIPEIKGYGGFPVGGQWLRCTNEEVIAQHNAKVYGKASVGTPPMSVPHLDTRIIDGKKGLLFGPYAGWTPKFLKQGKITDLPMSLRPHNLATMLGVGVHEMGLTKYLITEVLKNHAARVESLREYVPNARDEDWEIVHAGQRVQVIKPAKAPTFGTLEFGTAVINSADGSIAGLMGASPGASIAPAVMIELLERCFGDKMSAWTPKLKELVPSYGTSLAEDTALYKKVWDASQKALKLER, from the coding sequence ATGTTGACCGCAGTGTCTGAAAACAATCTTCCCGCCACCGTCGGTGATGAAGTCGACGTTGTCCTGATCGGTGCGGGCGTCATGAGCGCCACCCTCGGCGTCCTGCTCACGGAGCTCGAACCCGGCTGGTCCCAGCTCATCTTCGAGCGCCTTGACCAGCCCGCCGAGGAATCGTCCTCCCCGTGGAACAACGCCGGCACCGGCCACGCGGCGCTGTGCGAGCTCAACTACACGCCCGAGTCCAACGGCGTGGTCAACGTCGACAAGGCGCTGAAGATCAACGAGCAGTTCCAGGTCTCCCGCCAGCTGTGGACCAACCTGGTCGAAGACGGCGTCATCACCGACCCGAGCGCGTTCATCAACGCCGTCGACCACACCACCTTCGCCCAGGGCCCCGAGCAGATCGCGTTCATGCGCCGCCGCTTCGAGGCCCTCGACAAGCAGCCCCTGTTCCACGACCAGGAGCTCATCGAGGACCAGGACCGCTTCGCCGAGTACCTGCCGCTGATGGCCGAGGGCCGCGACTTCTCCACCCCGGTGTCCGCCATCCGCAACCCCAACGGCACCGACGTCAACTTCGGCGCGCTGACCAAGCAGTACCTGGCGGCCCTGTCCGACCGCGGCACCGAGATCCGCTACGGCCACGAGGTCAAGAACATCACCCGCGAGGGCGCCAAGTGGGTCGTCACGGTGAAGAACATGCACACCGGCGACACCCGCACCGTCCGCGCGAACTTCGTGTTCGTCGGCGCCGGCGGCAACGCCCTGCCGCTGCTGCAGAAGTCCGGTATCCCCGAGATCAAGGGCTACGGCGGCTTCCCCGTCGGCGGCCAGTGGCTGCGCTGCACCAACGAAGAGGTCATCGCCCAGCACAACGCGAAGGTCTACGGCAAGGCGTCCGTCGGCACCCCGCCGATGTCCGTGCCGCACCTGGACACCCGCATCATCGACGGCAAGAAGGGCCTGCTGTTCGGCCCCTACGCCGGCTGGACCCCGAAGTTCCTGAAGCAGGGCAAGATCACCGACCTGCCGATGTCGCTGCGCCCGCACAACCTGGCCACCATGCTCGGCGTCGGCGTCCACGAGATGGGCCTGACCAAGTACCTCATCACCGAGGTGCTCAAGAACCACGCCGCCCGCGTCGAGTCGCTGCGCGAGTACGTGCCCAACGCCCGCGACGAGGACTGGGAGATCGTCCACGCCGGTCAGCGCGTGCAGGTGATCAAGCCGGCCAAGGCCCCGACCTTCGGCACCCTGGAGTTCGGCACCGCCGTCATCAACTCCGCCGACGGTTCCATCGCCGGCCTGATGGGCGCGTCCCCGGGCGCCTCCATCGCCCCGGCCGTGATGATCGAGCTGCTGGAGCGTTGCTTCGGCGACAAGATGAGCGCCTGGACCCCGAAGCTCAAGGAGCTCGTGCCCTCCTACGGCACCTCGCTGGCCGAGGACACCGCCCTGTACAAGAAGGTGTGGGACGCCTCGCAGAAGGCCCTGAAGCTGGAGCGCTGA
- the mtr gene encoding mycothione reductase, with protein MTSDNARHYDLIIIGTGSGNSIPSPAFDDVRIALVEEGRFGGTCLNVGCIPTKMYVLAADAARTVSEAARLGVHAHVDSIDWDSIKERVFADRIDAIADGGEAYRRGPETPNIDVYDRHAVFVGPRRIRTGQGDEEMEITADQIIIAAGSRTTIPGFVTESGVRYRTNADIMRIDRLPEEMIILGGGFIATEFAHVFSSLGVKVHVIVRSGALNRQSDADVSARFTEVASRDWDVRLNTTIESLREEDGVVVAKLSDGTEVRGGEFLVATGRTPNGDLMELAAGGVDMTADGRIAVDEHGRTSAEGVWALGDVSSPHQLKHIANHEAKVVFHNVLNPGDLRSFDHRHIPSAIFSHPQIGQVGMTEDEALQWARDNGTEITVKVQNYGDVAYGWALEDRDGFAKLIADKRTGRLLGAHFIGEQAATLVQQCIQMMAFDLDVREVVAKQHWIHPALPELIENAILGLEFD; from the coding sequence TTGACCAGCGACAACGCCCGGCATTACGACCTGATCATCATCGGCACCGGATCGGGCAACTCGATCCCGTCCCCCGCTTTCGATGACGTGCGCATCGCGCTGGTCGAGGAGGGCCGTTTCGGCGGCACGTGCCTCAACGTCGGGTGCATCCCCACGAAGATGTACGTGCTCGCCGCCGACGCCGCCCGCACCGTGTCCGAGGCGGCCCGACTGGGGGTTCACGCCCACGTCGATTCGATCGACTGGGATTCCATCAAGGAGCGGGTGTTCGCCGACCGCATCGACGCCATCGCCGACGGCGGCGAGGCGTACCGCCGCGGCCCGGAGACGCCGAACATCGACGTCTACGACCGCCACGCCGTCTTCGTCGGGCCCCGCCGCATCCGCACCGGCCAGGGCGACGAGGAGATGGAGATCACCGCCGACCAGATCATCATCGCCGCCGGCTCGCGCACGACGATCCCGGGCTTCGTCACCGAATCCGGCGTGCGGTACCGCACGAACGCCGACATCATGCGCATCGACCGGCTGCCGGAGGAGATGATCATCCTCGGCGGCGGGTTCATCGCCACCGAGTTCGCGCACGTCTTCTCGTCGCTGGGCGTCAAGGTCCACGTCATCGTCCGTTCCGGCGCCCTCAACCGCCAGTCCGACGCCGACGTGTCGGCCCGGTTCACCGAGGTCGCCTCCCGGGATTGGGACGTGCGCCTCAACACGACCATCGAATCGCTGCGCGAGGAGGACGGCGTCGTCGTCGCGAAGCTTTCCGACGGCACCGAGGTCCGAGGCGGCGAATTCCTCGTCGCCACCGGGCGGACCCCCAACGGCGATCTGATGGAGCTCGCCGCCGGCGGGGTGGACATGACCGCCGACGGCCGCATCGCCGTCGACGAGCATGGCCGCACCTCCGCCGAGGGCGTGTGGGCCCTGGGCGACGTGTCCAGCCCGCATCAGCTGAAGCACATCGCCAACCATGAGGCGAAGGTGGTCTTCCACAACGTCCTCAACCCCGGCGACCTGCGGTCCTTCGACCACCGGCACATTCCGTCGGCGATTTTCTCGCACCCCCAGATCGGCCAGGTCGGCATGACCGAGGACGAGGCGCTGCAGTGGGCGCGGGACAACGGCACCGAGATCACCGTGAAGGTGCAGAACTACGGCGACGTGGCCTACGGCTGGGCGCTGGAGGATCGCGACGGCTTCGCCAAGCTCATCGCCGACAAGCGCACCGGCCGTCTGCTCGGCGCCCACTTCATCGGCGAGCAGGCCGCCACTCTGGTGCAGCAGTGCATCCAGATGATGGCATTCGACCTGGACGTCCGCGAGGTCGTGGCGAAGCAGCATTGGATCCACCCGGCGCTGCCCGAGCTCATCGAGAACGCGATTCTCGGCCTCGAGTTCGACTAG
- a CDS encoding alpha/beta hydrolase, whose amino-acid sequence MTFNDMTSPTPEWKPGSLGADFPETVADLGPDPDGEGEVVATVIKYAPPGADGADFTSRPAVLWIHGMSDYFFQDHVARELHEAGYAFYAVDLRKCGRSRREGQRWHHITDLGLYDADLDAAADLILGVGHPTVVPLAHSTGGLIAALWLDGLRERRPDVHARVAGAVLNSPWLDLQFPPMQRAVVKLAATVMARRAPDRLTPDKGLGGYGQSIHRSAKGEWDFDTTFKPIAGHVKSWSWLNAVLVAQRRLHRGIEVGVPCLVLHSDRSAVNQKWSPSLDTADAVLDVEQIARRTRCLGSGARHRTIPGARHDVYLSKDHARAQAMRETILFLDSVNGR is encoded by the coding sequence GTGACCTTCAATGACATGACGTCCCCCACCCCCGAATGGAAGCCCGGTTCGTTGGGCGCCGACTTCCCCGAAACCGTCGCCGACCTGGGCCCGGACCCGGATGGTGAGGGCGAAGTCGTCGCCACCGTGATCAAGTACGCGCCCCCCGGCGCCGACGGGGCCGACTTCACTTCGCGCCCGGCGGTGCTGTGGATCCACGGGATGAGCGACTACTTCTTCCAGGATCACGTGGCCCGGGAGCTCCATGAGGCCGGCTACGCCTTTTACGCGGTGGATCTGCGCAAGTGCGGTCGGTCGCGGCGCGAGGGGCAGCGGTGGCATCACATCACCGATTTGGGGCTTTACGACGCCGACCTGGACGCAGCCGCGGACCTGATCCTCGGTGTCGGCCATCCCACCGTCGTCCCGCTGGCCCACTCGACGGGCGGTCTCATCGCCGCGTTGTGGCTCGACGGGTTGCGTGAGCGTCGCCCCGACGTCCACGCGCGGGTGGCCGGGGCGGTGCTCAACAGCCCCTGGCTGGATCTGCAGTTCCCGCCCATGCAGCGCGCCGTCGTCAAGCTCGCGGCCACCGTCATGGCGCGCCGCGCGCCCGACCGCCTGACCCCCGACAAGGGCCTGGGCGGCTACGGCCAATCGATCCACCGCAGCGCCAAGGGCGAGTGGGACTTCGACACGACCTTCAAGCCCATCGCCGGCCACGTGAAGTCCTGGTCGTGGCTCAACGCCGTGCTCGTCGCCCAGCGTCGCCTGCACCGCGGCATCGAGGTCGGAGTGCCCTGCCTGGTGCTGCACTCGGACCGTTCGGCCGTGAACCAGAAGTGGTCGCCGTCGCTGGACACCGCCGACGCGGTGCTCGACGTGGAACAGATCGCCCGCCGCACGCGTTGTCTGGGAAGCGGGGCGCGCCACCGGACCATCCCCGGCGCCCGCCACGACGTCTATTTGTCCAAGGACCATGCGCGCGCCCAGGCGATGAGGGAGACGATCCTGTTCCTGGATTCCGTCAACGGCCGCTGA